The Bacteroides fragilis NCTC 9343 genome includes the window TTTCTATTTCTGCCGGACCGCCTATCTTTGCCGTATCATTTAAAAACAAGATCAGAAATGAATAAGATTGGAGTATTTTACGGTTCCACAACGGGGACTACCGAAGATGTAGCCCACCGGATTGCAGAAAAACTGAACGTTCCCAATGGTGACATCCACGATGCATCAAAACTGAACGACGAGTTAGTGAAAGAATATGATGTATTAGTACTGGGCACCTCTACGTGGGGAGCAGGCGAGCTTCAGGATGACTGGTACGACGGTATCAAAGTGCTGAAGAAGGCTGACTTGTCTCACAAATTCGTAGCCCTCTTCGGCTGTGGCGATTCAGACTCTTACAGTGACACCTTCTGCGACGGTATCGGCATCTTATACGAAGAACTTAAAGACACCCACTGCACCTTCTGCGGGGCAACCGATCCGTCGGGCTACACATTCGACTCTTCTGTTGCGGTAATCAACGGCAAGTTTGTAGGACTTCCTTTAGATGAAGTGAACGAAGATGGCAAAACCGACGAGCGTATCGCTCAATGGACTGAAGCCTTGAAAAAAGAATGTATCAACTAATTTAAAAACTCCAACGAACGTTATGGCTATCGAACGAAAGGTTCCGGGTGAAATACGAATTTTCCTGAACCATGTATACGAATTCAAGAAGGGAGTACGCAACATGGTACTCTATACGATGAACAAGGAACACGAAGCCTTTGCCATACGCCGTCTGGAAAGACAGAATATCAGCTACCTGATACAAGAAGTAAACGCCAATAAGATAAATCTGTTCTTTGGTAAGGCCGAATGTATGGATGCCATACGACATATCATTATTCGGCCTTTAAACCATCTCACTCCGGAAGAAGATTTCATTCTGGGCGCCATGCTCGGATACGACATCTGCCAACAGTGCAAACGCTATTGCAACAAAAAAGGGAATATAAAGATTGCCGGCTGAGTTGCAGCTTGCTTTCAGTACAGGTAACAAGGTTCATCAGGCCAATGCATTAATGCCATAGGGAGATGAACTATTAGAAAGTCTCACCATCACAGGGTAACACAGAGTTCCACAGAGAAGAGAATAACAGAAAACTCCGTAGAACTCTGTTTCAATTTGTGGTGAAATCAATTCACCCCCCAACCGAACTACCTCTCTACCGGATACAACACACCTACTGCCTCTTTCTTTCTTCATTTCATAAAGAATGTTATTCCCGTAGTATTTTCCGTTGGAAATTTGTTTTATAAGAAAACAATTAATTAAGAACCTGTTTAAATTTTCCTGGAATAAACTTTTATATGGTTTTTATCGATCTGTTTTGAGTCTCTTTTTCGATCTATTTCCTTGTTTTCATGCGTCACATAGCCCGCTATGCCTTCACAGAGACAAGAGAATATCCTTGAAAATAAATCTCAAAACAATCTCGAACAAAATTCAGACAGATTCTAAAACACCCTGAAATAAAGATGATTAAAGCATTTTTGAAAAAGAACCGACTCACATTTATCGGTCTCGTCATTGGAGCTGTAGGAGGATTCCTGTATTGGAAATACGTAGGTTGCACCAGCGGAACTTGTCCCATTACCTCTTCACCGGTCAACAGTACCCTTTGGGGAGCTGTTATGGGCGGCCTGCTCTTGAATCTGTTTAAAACAGACAGTACCCCTAAAAAAACAAACTAATCACACCTCTTATGACAACCACAAACGAACAAGAACAATCGAGAGCCTACATACTTGCAGGCCTCTTTACGCTCTCACTACGTCTTGTAGTGGGATGGACTTACTTTTCGGCTTTCTGGCGACGCCTCGTACTCGAGAATAAGCTGATACCGGACAGTGCCGGATACATCGGAGAGAAGTTTAACCATTTCCTTCCCAATTCGATAGGTATCCGCCCGGTCATCGAATAT containing:
- a CDS encoding DUF2023 family protein, producing MAIERKVPGEIRIFLNHVYEFKKGVRNMVLYTMNKEHEAFAIRRLERQNISYLIQEVNANKINLFFGKAECMDAIRHIIIRPLNHLTPEEDFILGAMLGYDICQQCKRYCNKKGNIKIAG
- the fldA gene encoding flavodoxin FldA, translating into MNKIGVFYGSTTGTTEDVAHRIAEKLNVPNGDIHDASKLNDELVKEYDVLVLGTSTWGAGELQDDWYDGIKVLKKADLSHKFVALFGCGDSDSYSDTFCDGIGILYEELKDTHCTFCGATDPSGYTFDSSVAVINGKFVGLPLDEVNEDGKTDERIAQWTEALKKECIN
- a CDS encoding DUF6132 family protein is translated as MIKAFLKKNRLTFIGLVIGAVGGFLYWKYVGCTSGTCPITSSPVNSTLWGAVMGGLLLNLFKTDSTPKKTN